GGCGAAATTTATACAAGCCTCGAACGTGGCGTAATCGACGCTGCCGAATGGATTGGTCCTTATCACGATTATACCTTAGGTTTCCATAAAATTGCGAAATACTACTACTATCCAGGGTGGCACGAACCGGGAACAACCCTCGAAGTTATCATCAACAAACAAGCCTTCGAAAAACTGCCTGCCGATTTGCAAGAAATTGTCCGCACAGCCGCCTATCGTGCCAATCATTGGATGCTTTCACAATTTGAAGCCAAGAATAATGAGTACCTACAAAAACTTATCAACGAGGAAGGCGTAAAATTGGTCAAGTTCCCCGACGAAGTTTTGAAGGCTGCTAAAACCGCTACTGACAAAATCCTAAACGAAGTAGCTACACAAGACGCTGCCGCCAAAAAAGTCTATGATAGCCTATTGGCTTTCAAAAAAGGCATCAGTGCTTGGAATCAGACTTCGGAAGTTGCCATTCAACCCTATTTATAAGCCCAAAACAAACCCTTCTCTTAGTCGGAGAAGGGTTTTTGAGTACCTTTTTCAAACAACCTACTAAAAAATAGTGGCTAAGGCAGCGAAAACTTAGGTCTTACCCGAAGTGGATTGAAATAAGAAAGTATTTTCAGACCCAAAACGGATTTAAACCAAATTTTATAGGTCGGTATGGCTCAACCATTCGTCGAGCTTTTGATAAACTGCCTGACTTGCAAGCAGTTGCAGGTGGTTGATGCCCTTTAAGGTGTATTGACGATGGGCGGGAAAATAGAGTTGCCATTTTTCGTCTTGATGCTTGCCCAGCGCACTGCCAAGTGGTACTAAGCCATCGCCTACCCATTCGGGTAGCAAATGGGCTTGATTTTCCTGCGAAACAAGTCCTGCTATGGCATAAGAAGCCAAGCGTGTAGGCAGGGGAATAGGCTTTGACCTACGCAAGTTGGCATCAAATTTATCGCCATCTTGCCAATCTTCGTCTATGATATTGCCATAGCGAAGGTCGGTAATGCCTGCGCTTCTGATTTTGCCCAAACGCGCAAAGGGCGCACTATAAGGGTGTATTTCCAAGATGTTGTCTATCTGATTGCCTGCCCTTTCGAGCGGTGCGCCATGGTGGGGTGTGCCGAGAAAAAAGAGTTTGCGTACCTTTCCTATCCAGTGGTGCTGCACCAGATTGCCATAATACAAAGCACTTCGACTCACAAGTCCGCCCATGCTATGCGTGAGTAGGTAGATTTCAGTGATTTGGGGGTAGCTTTTTTGTAAATTTTCTAAGGCGGCAGCGAAACTTTTGCCATTTTCAGAAATATGTCTGCCTGTATTGTAGTGCAGATAAAGCGTCGTGAGGTTGTGTTTTTGGGCAAGAGCTTCGCCATGGTTCTGACCTTTGTAGAGCCATTGTAAGTCGTTCATACAAAGCCCATGCACCATAATCATCAATCTGCCCTTTGTTTTTTCCAAATCTTCCGTTAGGGTAAGATTTTTTAGCGAGATGCCATTTTTTCTAAACTGCATCATAATTGCTAACGGGTTTTTCCTGCCTTCGAGGTAGTCGCCCAAAACCCCATTGAGAGCCGAAACGACAACTTCGCGAGCTTGTGAAGAGGAGGTCTTTTTGAGTATTTTACCAAGCCGCCCAAGCGATTTATCTACACCTGCCCCCACTAAAAGGGTAATGCGGCGGATAAGCCAATACACAAAACGCGCAATGCCGCTGGTTCTTTGCAGGCGTGGATTGCCTTGTAGAAGTGCGGTGGCAGATATGCGGGCGTGTAGGGCTTCAACAATTTGCACAATCCCAAGTACCGCTTCGGTAGAGAGCTGCCCTGCACCTCGTAAGTCTTCGGTTATCGTGGGAGTAGGATTTTTATGGTCAGATGGCATAAAGAGAGGGAAAAGGGCGAAAAGTTTTTCGGTAAGAAAAGCAAGTTACGACAAAGAATTCAACTTATCTTAACTTATCCTATGAAGGGGCTGATTTTATTTTTCTAAGGCACAAGAAAAAAACTTCACAAGGCAAAGGAAAAATAAGCTACGCCCAATTCCACGTCTTTTCTTTTTGTCAGATGTTTGCGGTAGAAAGCGATTGCGTCTTGGTCGTCGGCTTCGGCTTGCACAAAGATTTCAGATATATTTTCTTTTTTAAGGTAAGATTTTGTAAAGTCTAATAATTTTGACCCTATTCCCTTGCCTCTATGTTTTTCCACAACGGCAATATCATAGAGATACGCCAATTTTTTGTCTTGGTTGTGATAACAATCTTCGAGCAGGTAGAGTGTAAGTCCGCCCAAAATGAGGTTTTCTTTTTTGGCTACAAAAGCCCTAAAATCGGGTCTTGCTAAGATTTTTGTTGCTTTTTCTTCGGAAAGCAGTTCGAAATGAGGCGTTTCAAAGGCTTCTGCCAAAAGGCAAACGAAGGTGCGAAAATCTGCCACAGCAACAGGCGAAAGTAGTTCAATCTGTATCATTTAAAGTCTGTTTGAAGTCTGTTTGAAGTCTGTTTTGGATTTTTTTCGAAAACAACAACAACAAAATCCTTGCTTTGGGTTCGAGGCAGCATCAGATTCTGCGGCGGCTTGTCCCCTTTTTTCCGTACCTTTGCGAAAAAATCCAGAGTTTTAATCAAAAGTTTCTAATCGATACCCTTCCCATGTCCGACCTAACCGAAATTTTAGACGACGAGCAATCTCTCTCTTTCAATCCCACCGATGATGACGACGATGAAATGCTCCACGAACACCATCGCATCTTGGTTGATGGCGGGCAGGAGCCAATTCGTTTAGATAAGTTTTTGGTCATTCGCTTGCATCGCGTTACGCGCAATCGCCTGCAAAATGCCATTAAGGGCGAATTTGTCAAGGTCAATGAAAAAGCCGTCAAGCCAAACCACTTATTGCGCCCACACGATGTCGTTACGGTCTGTTTGCCCGAACCTGTGCGCGATATGAAGAATGTAGAGCCAGAGGCAATTCCGCTTTCTATTTTTTATGAAGACGACGATATTTTGCTTATCAATAAGCCTGCAAATTTGGTGGCGCACCCTGCTTCCGAAAATTGGTCGGGTACGCTTGCCAATGGCGTAGTGCATTATTTACAGCAACAGGGGCTACCTTTTTTTGGCTTGTCGCACCGTTTGGATAAGGATACCACAGGGCTTTTGGTCGTACCCAAAAATGAAAATGCACGCGATAAATTAGGCAAACAGTTTTTTCACCATACCATCGAGCGCACCTACTACGCCTTAGTTTGGGGCGAAGTCAAAGAGGACAAAGGCACGATACGCGGACATTTGGCGCGTTGGAAAAACGATAGGCGCATTATGATAGTAGAAGAAGACGGCAGCAGAGGCAAACATGCCGTAACACACTACCAAGTCTTGAAACGATTGCGGTATGTAACTTTGGTCAAATGCAACCTCGAAACAGGCAGAACGCACCAGATTCGCGCCCACATGAAGCACCTCGGACATCCGCTTTTTGGAGATGCCCCCTACGGTGGTACGCGCATTATCAAGGGTTCAGTGTTTTCCAAGTACCTTGCCTTTGTTCAAAATTGCTTTGATATTTTGCCCCGACAGGCACTGCACGCCAAATCTTTGGGCTT
The Hugenholtzia roseola DSM 9546 DNA segment above includes these coding regions:
- a CDS encoding alpha/beta hydrolase, producing MPSDHKNPTPTITEDLRGAGQLSTEAVLGIVQIVEALHARISATALLQGNPRLQRTSGIARFVYWLIRRITLLVGAGVDKSLGRLGKILKKTSSSQAREVVVSALNGVLGDYLEGRKNPLAIMMQFRKNGISLKNLTLTEDLEKTKGRLMIMVHGLCMNDLQWLYKGQNHGEALAQKHNLTTLYLHYNTGRHISENGKSFAAALENLQKSYPQITEIYLLTHSMGGLVSRSALYYGNLVQHHWIGKVRKLFFLGTPHHGAPLERAGNQIDNILEIHPYSAPFARLGKIRSAGITDLRYGNIIDEDWQDGDKFDANLRRSKPIPLPTRLASYAIAGLVSQENQAHLLPEWVGDGLVPLGSALGKHQDEKWQLYFPAHRQYTLKGINHLQLLASQAVYQKLDEWLSHTDL
- a CDS encoding GNAT family N-acetyltransferase, with amino-acid sequence MIQIELLSPVAVADFRTFVCLLAEAFETPHFELLSEEKATKILARPDFRAFVAKKENLILGGLTLYLLEDCYHNQDKKLAYLYDIAVVEKHRGKGIGSKLLDFTKSYLKKENISEIFVQAEADDQDAIAFYRKHLTKRKDVELGVAYFSFAL
- a CDS encoding RluA family pseudouridine synthase, which translates into the protein MSDLTEILDDEQSLSFNPTDDDDDEMLHEHHRILVDGGQEPIRLDKFLVIRLHRVTRNRLQNAIKGEFVKVNEKAVKPNHLLRPHDVVTVCLPEPVRDMKNVEPEAIPLSIFYEDDDILLINKPANLVAHPASENWSGTLANGVVHYLQQQGLPFFGLSHRLDKDTTGLLVVPKNENARDKLGKQFFHHTIERTYYALVWGEVKEDKGTIRGHLARWKNDRRIMIVEEDGSRGKHAVTHYQVLKRLRYVTLVKCNLETGRTHQIRAHMKHLGHPLFGDAPYGGTRIIKGSVFSKYLAFVQNCFDILPRQALHAKSLGFKHPKDERWVQFESELPEDFTTVLERWEKYVKYV